In the Pedobacter cryoconitis genome, ATCCCCTTGCTGTCGGTCGCGCTGTGCTGGATGCGAGTGCCTTCGTCCAATTCTATTACATCTCCGCGTTGGAATGCTTTCTGCTGTTCCTCTGACATCACTTGCCCGTTGACTTTTATAGGAGCTTCAACCTGCTCAGGATGGTAGGAGACAAATTCTCTGGTTTGCTTGTCGTATTCGATAATCAGCATCGCCAGTTTTTTATCGGCCTGCTCATAAACTTTCTGTATCGATTGTAGTTTACCGTCCAGAAGTACCCTGGCTTCTTCCTCACTGAGCAATGGATGTGGTTTGACCTCCTTATAGATGGGGTGCAGGTTCAGCGTGACGGTACTATCAGGGTTGCGATTAAGAGATAGTTTGGCATCCAGTTGTCGGATTTCAAAACCATCCATTTTTAAATGAAACATGCTGCGCATGTCTGTTCTTCGTCCTGCCAGCAAGGCGTCGACATCTTCACTGCTTAGATTCAACTTACCTTCCTGGTAAAGACCGAGCTTTTCGAGTTCTTTAATAGGCAACTCATTTTCCTTGATAAATGTTTCCATAATTAACAGATTGAAATTTTGTGATGATTTAGCGTCTTGCCACATTAGCAATTGCTGTGTCAGCTTCCTTAGAAATGGAAGTATCAGTCCCATCAATTGTGCGGGTTTTGTCCTGAGATTGCTGTTTTACCTGAAGCAAAGAACCGTACAGCATATCATTTTTAGAAAGCACAAAGTTGTGTCCTGTGTTCAAGTCCTCCATGCGTAAACGACCCTGTTTCAGATGACCATTTACTTTGTAAATTGTATTGTTATAAGCAATTTCGTCGCCTGATGACAGATATTTAGAGTTTGTCTGGTTTCTTGATGCCTTCGACTCAGGTATATTTTGCAACTCAGTTTTAACTTCCCTTTTTTGTTCTAAACCTGTGAGGTAATTGAGAATTTTCTCAGCGTCAGCAGCAGCGGCATGTATTTCAAAGGGTGTGTCCTGCAAGACCTTAATCCAACTATCCACATAAGCGGTGTGCTGTCTGGGGTCATGTCCAATCCGCAATTCCTGACCGATCAGCAGAGAAGCGATTTCTGCACGTAATTCCTCACGGGCATATGCTTCGGAGCCAAACTGATTCATTATACTACGGTCCAACCTGTCCTTATGTCCAGTCCAATGGCCCAGTTCATGAAGAGCCGTTGCATAATACTTATCTGGAGCATCAAACTGTTCTTTCAGCGGCATAGTAATCTGATCCTTGAACGGGCTGTAAAATGCATCTTCTCCGGCCCGATGGATGATATCAGCGCCAGAACTCGCAATCAGTTTTTCTGCTCGTTCTAAGGGATTCCAACCTAACTCTTGGATGTCTGGTTTTTGCAGGTTGGGAATCCCATTTACCTGCGCAGCATTGAATACCCAGGCGGTGGTAATGATTGGGCGATCCAGTTTTAAGGAAATCTTGATGGGTTTACCATCATCGTTCAACATAGGTTTACCACTTTCATCCCTTTTGGCCACTAAATCAGTTGTTTTAACAAACTGGATCAGAGAAGCCTTTTCACCTTTCTTAACACTCCACTGGTTGGCGGATGCCTGGTTAAAGGTTATCCATCGAGGATCTTCATAACCGTTAAGCAACAAGGAAAAGGTATTAATACCTTTATAGCGGTTTCCGGTGACGGCATTGTAAGGGAGCTCAAAAGATGGAAGATTATCGCTGTTCCAAGGTTTTTGCCAGGGAGCAGTTCCGGCTTTCAGCTGTTCAATGAGTTTTTCGGCCACCTGTATGTGCATAGCCTTAATCTTATCATTCGCCATCTTCTCCTACCTCCTGAGGGTCATCTTCTTCTGGCAGTTCGTCTGCATAGTCTACGCCATAAATGGCCGCTTCTGCGGCTGTAAGGCCAATAGCCTGGCCAGCTGCAAGTGTATTTAATTTATCTTGCAGGGTTCTTAAATGTTGTTCCATAAGTAATTAATTGATAGTTTGGGCTAACTGTTCGGGCAGTAACAGTGACCTTAAAAAATGTAATGGGTTGATGTATTTGTCCTTAAACCTAATGCTGAAATGCAGGTGTTCTCCGGTCACCCGGCCTGTTGCTCCGGTGACACCTATGATCTGACCTGCTTTTGCAGGCTCGCCTGGTATGACCAAGATCTGGGAAAGGTGTCCGTAAATACTTTGAAAGTCTCCATGAGAAATTCTCACATATTTGCCCAGCATTGGATTAAAACCTGTATCCGTTACAGTTCCGTCCAAAATATTTAGTACCGGATCACAACGGGCAGCAAAGTCAACGCCTCTATGCAGGTCATACTTATTAGTCACCGGATGTACGCGGTATCCAAAACCAGAGGTCACACGTAAATTTATTAACGGTAAGCTACTACGATATTGGTCACTGATTTGTGCTATAGCTACAGCTGAATGAGTCAGTAAAAAATGGACAACGACATGCAACACGAATATTCGAGGGTTCATCGGCTACGAGAAGATTGAATTTCGATTTCATCTGCTAGCCCACGTTTGATGAAATCCTCCAAGGTAACAAGGGAATTTTTGCCAACTTCCTCAAAGCCGATGGCCCACCGAAGTGCTTCTTCAATTGCTCCTGTTTGTCCAATAGTTTGCAGTCTGTAAATATCCAGTAGTATCCTTACATCTTTAGGGTCTAGTTCGAGTAATTTTGTCTGTATAGTTGCCAAAACCATTTCTTTTGGTTGTAAGGAAAGTAGGGCGTTAGTACTATAAACCCCAATATTATTGTAAGGAAATTGTACATGCACTTCATCATTTTTGAGATTGATTTGAGCAATTAACCCGACCTGACCTTGCATACGCATTGGATCATCAGTTAATGGATGTACCATTACTGATTTGTTCAAAAGTTCTTCCATTTCTAATTTTTTTAGCGCCTGTGAATAGGACGTTGTTCAACCTCAACCTGATTATTGTTGACTAAACCCAATTTATCTTGAAGTAAATTCTGGCTATGGGCTCTAACTGCATTATTTGTAGTTGACATTTCAAGAGCAGTTTTGTGGTTTATTGGCAAGATTGACTGTGCCTTCAAACTGATTTCTAAAAGCGTTTTAAAATCTTCCTTTGACAGTTTTTGCAAATTTGAAATTGCATTTGTGCTTATTTCATCAGATTTTTTCAAGACAAATAAGGCGTTACTGCTATATAGTGCCTGTTGTCCTTTTTCAAAGCTTATGTAAACATTGTCTCCCTCAATATCTATATCTGTTATCATACCAATCTGACCCTGCTTGCCTGCCGGGTCGTTTAGTAATGGATGCACCTGCGCATAAGTGCCAAGAAGTTGTTCCATAAAATATAGTTGTTAGGTGATTAATTTGTTATTTGTTAAAGGTTTGCTTCATTATTCCTTTAGGCTGAGGTACACCAACTGATGTCTGAGCAATTCTGAACTGTTTTACAACCTGTTGCACTTCCTCATTAATCTTTTGAAAGTTCTGCCGGAGTATTTCCTCTTTTTTGCCTTTGAAATCGTAATAGATTGGCAAGGACCGATAGCTTTGTTCTTCTTTTTTGATGGACTCTACATCCAGATTTACCCGACAGTTTACTGCCGAGGGCTGGTATTTCCCTGTATAGGTTTCAACGGCATCTGAGGCGATCAAACCCACCATTTCGCCAGCTCGCAGATTCGCGATCTTACCAGCAGGGATCAAAGGTTCGAGTTTTTCACTTAGGGAAACAGAGACCTTCGTCCGGTCGATACTCAGACTTTCACCTTCCTGTTTTACCTTGCCAAATAACCGTTCCAACCAATCTAATGTATCCTTATTCTGGACAGATCCAGAGAGCACATTACCGACCACGGAAGTAATCGTAGCAGCAGTTTCCTTACCATATTGCTGCTGAAATTGCTGGAGGCTTTGGATTCCGAGTACTGAGGCAACCAAATTACTTCTGGCTTGACTTAAAACCTGTTCGACACGAAAAATGTAGAGGCTGGGCGCTTCGTCAATGACAAGTCCAACGGGTAAATTGCCTTTAGTGTTTACCAGTTTCGTTACCCTATTTAGCACAAGGGAATAGCAGGTTGAATTAGTACTTTGTGTCAAAGGATCGTTGGCGAGCACCAAAATTGACGGGTTTTTAGGATCACTTATTTTTAGCTCGAAATCATCCCCGCTGAATACCCAAAAAGTTTCTTTCGTTGCCAATCTGCTGATAAAGATTTTAAGTGTACCTACTTGTCCTTCTAACTGATCGAAAGCTTTGGCCTGATAAGCACTTTTAAATGGGGAAAGTAGTGGTACCAGTTCCGGTTCAGAAAAAAGTGCGGTGAAAATGTCATCATAGGAAAGATTTAAGAACGAAAGAACATGCGGAGGGCTTGAATAACGACCATTTTCGTAGCTGCTGAAAAAATAAATGCATGCGGCCAGAAAATTGATAGCGGATTGTGTAAAGAACTGGTCACTGCCTCCCGAACGGTCACCTTTTTTCATGGCCTCAACTAAGGCTTCCGCTGTTTCAGAGGCATCGGCAAGTGTATTGAGGTATTTTCTTTTCCAGGGGTTTACTCGTTCGCTTTTTTCAACTTCATTTAGATTGATAACGTGGAATTTATAATCAAGGCATTTTCCTTTTTGTTTGGCCAATAAATAATGGTGATAGGCAACCTTGGCTAAATCAGGGTATTTTATATCATAAATGCATAAAGTGAAAGATTTAGCGATGAATTGCTTTATTATTGGGATAATAACAGAAAAAGTTTTACCCCCACCAGGAACTGATATTAAAAGCAAGCTTCTGAATAAATTTGCCAGCGGAATGAATCCTTTATGTACCTTCTTTTTGTAATAGAACAACATTGGTATATTCACCGAATACGGTGTCTCAATCGGTTTGATGGGTTGCATAAAGGATTCTCCCTCAATGTTCCATTTATCTGTACCGAGTTTTGAACTGATGATCTTCGATACATTATCCATAGCGATATGGATCAGTAAGGTTCCGAAAATTGCGGTGACGATGTACAGCAGATCAGACCAGCCAGCACCCATCCAAATGGCCGGTGTATGTTTTCCCTGAAACAAGATTCCCGAAAAGAAAACGATAAGACCAGCTACAAGTGGATAAACAATATGATTTTTGGGATTGAGGTCTTTGTTTTTTCTGCTGAGCGTACCTACTGAAACCAGGCAAATCAACAGTAGAGTAAATAGTTTGCTGTAAATGAGCTGGTGGTAAAATGGTAATCTGGCAAGCCTGATTACAAAAAAGCGTAGGTTAAATTTGTCCGTATAATCCTGTGTTAAAAATTTACTGGCGTAAAAAAACAGGAAAACTTCGATCAAGACGGACAAATAGATACCAAATTGCAGGAACTTGTAAAGGCTCTGCTGTTCCTTGGTTTCTTCCATATATCAAGTTTTGCTTTTAATGGATAAAGGGAGCTCAATGGAGACTCCCATTATTTGGACATTTTATAAACTGTCTGCTTTCAGAATATCACTGTATTTCATTTCTAGGGTAAGCACCCTCCCGGAAATCTGTTTTTCAGTCAGTTCAATATTTAGCAACTTATTACCCGGAAAGGTTACCTTTTTCAGGACATAGATATTTCGGTATTGCTTCTTAAATATGCTGTTTGGATACAGTTGCCATACAGGCTTGATTTCTACAGATTGTAGGTTTGTTGCTTTTGTGATCTTTTTATCTTCGATTTTGAAGCGCTGTTCGTCCACATCGTAAGGCAAGTTGCTATTGTTAAAATAGGTGATATCAAGAAATATGTGATCACCTGCGGCATATACATGGTTCAGTTTGGCCTTTAAACCGAAAGCCTTTGCCTTTCGCACCGACTTACCAGATGGTTTCTGTAGAATCTGAATAGCAAAATCCTGCATCTGCCTGGTTGTTAGTGAAATTCCAGGGACGTCCAGCGGCTGGGTATGTTCCGGTAATATATTCACTTGTGTGGGGACGATAAGTGATTGGTCATCCACATAGCGCAGGTTATATTGAGCAATAAAA is a window encoding:
- a CDS encoding DUF4099 domain-containing protein encodes the protein METFIKENELPIKELEKLGLYQEGKLNLSSEDVDALLAGRRTDMRSMFHLKMDGFEIRQLDAKLSLNRNPDSTVTLNLHPIYKEVKPHPLLSEEEARVLLDGKLQSIQKVYEQADKKLAMLIIEYDKQTREFVSYHPEQVEAPIKVNGQVMSEEQQKAFQRGDVIELDEGTRIQHSATDSKGIRSDRKALILSVLMDGGISYLLLRGIRNLAGNKDGQKEEYTKGYNQALADSMVGKPKREKEMTVGEHKDYETGSQYSRGYGRTSSR
- a CDS encoding ArdC family protein, with translation MHIQVAEKLIEQLKAGTAPWQKPWNSDNLPSFELPYNAVTGNRYKGINTFSLLLNGYEDPRWITFNQASANQWSVKKGEKASLIQFVKTTDLVAKRDESGKPMLNDDGKPIKISLKLDRPIITTAWVFNAAQVNGIPNLQKPDIQELGWNPLERAEKLIASSGADIIHRAGEDAFYSPFKDQITMPLKEQFDAPDKYYATALHELGHWTGHKDRLDRSIMNQFGSEAYAREELRAEIASLLIGQELRIGHDPRQHTAYVDSWIKVLQDTPFEIHAAAADAEKILNYLTGLEQKREVKTELQNIPESKASRNQTNSKYLSSGDEIAYNNTIYKVNGHLKQGRLRMEDLNTGHNFVLSKNDMLYGSLLQVKQQSQDKTRTIDGTDTSISKEADTAIANVARR
- a CDS encoding M23 family metallopeptidase — protein: MNPRIFVLHVVVHFLLTHSAVAIAQISDQYRSSLPLINLRVTSGFGYRVHPVTNKYDLHRGVDFAARCDPVLNILDGTVTDTGFNPMLGKYVRISHGDFQSIYGHLSQILVIPGEPAKAGQIIGVTGATGRVTGEHLHFSIRFKDKYINPLHFLRSLLLPEQLAQTIN
- a CDS encoding TraM recognition domain-containing protein, producing MEETKEQQSLYKFLQFGIYLSVLIEVFLFFYASKFLTQDYTDKFNLRFFVIRLARLPFYHQLIYSKLFTLLLICLVSVGTLSRKNKDLNPKNHIVYPLVAGLIVFFSGILFQGKHTPAIWMGAGWSDLLYIVTAIFGTLLIHIAMDNVSKIISSKLGTDKWNIEGESFMQPIKPIETPYSVNIPMLFYYKKKVHKGFIPLANLFRSLLLISVPGGGKTFSVIIPIIKQFIAKSFTLCIYDIKYPDLAKVAYHHYLLAKQKGKCLDYKFHVINLNEVEKSERVNPWKRKYLNTLADASETAEALVEAMKKGDRSGGSDQFFTQSAINFLAACIYFFSSYENGRYSSPPHVLSFLNLSYDDIFTALFSEPELVPLLSPFKSAYQAKAFDQLEGQVGTLKIFISRLATKETFWVFSGDDFELKISDPKNPSILVLANDPLTQSTNSTCYSLVLNRVTKLVNTKGNLPVGLVIDEAPSLYIFRVEQVLSQARSNLVASVLGIQSLQQFQQQYGKETAATITSVVGNVLSGSVQNKDTLDWLERLFGKVKQEGESLSIDRTKVSVSLSEKLEPLIPAGKIANLRAGEMVGLIASDAVETYTGKYQPSAVNCRVNLDVESIKKEEQSYRSLPIYYDFKGKKEEILRQNFQKINEEVQQVVKQFRIAQTSVGVPQPKGIMKQTFNK
- the traN gene encoding conjugative transposon protein TraN; protein product: MKKLIFFLLAILWVTQGLYAQIPAGIYRKDLPDILISRDISLHFISPEPLQYVDISTHAVAGDLPLKNVLRLKIIPDVKMPLDGPGVVTIVGESFIAQYNLRYVDDQSLIVPTQVNILPEHTQPLDVPGISLTTRQMQDFAIQILQKPSGKSVRKAKAFGLKAKLNHVYAAGDHIFLDITYFNNSNLPYDVDEQRFKIEDKKITKATNLQSVEIKPVWQLYPNSIFKKQYRNIYVLKKVTFPGNKLLNIELTEKQISGRVLTLEMKYSDILKADSL